The Artemia franciscana chromosome 11, ASM3288406v1, whole genome shotgun sequence DNA segment CCTAGTTTTGAAACAGAAGAATCCTAAGACGCAAATTTCTCACAGCTCTGACTTCAAATATTTAGGTTTCAAGTCTTCAATTTTCCGAATGAAATCACCCTTTTCCAAACAGTCCTCACATTCCTCGTCCCAATCACTTAGGATTTTCTTCAAGTCACGGACCTTTAGCTTCTTTAAGTTCACAGATTTCAAGTCGATACTcttctctgaaaaaaagaaaatatatatcgaTCAGTAAACAATTAGTCAAGTCAATCCGTAAAAGTAATATTCTATGACGAAGAACGACATTAAAGTACAGTGTAACCACAGGCTTTATTTACAACGCTTTCGTCTCCACCCAAATTTGAGCTGGGTGCAGGGAGGCTGTTATATGTAAATTCAAATGCTTatcaataatgataaaaaaaaattttcaaaataaaaatatgttttagtttttaaacatattGCCATTTCAAGGttcttttttaacaaatgtGAGGCATTCATCTTGCTTAGAAATTGGTTGCTATTTGAGAAATGTCCCACAGCCTCAATTTGATTTTAGTATTGAATCCGGCGATGCTAGAGCCACAGACATAGTATATTCATTGTCCTGGGTAAGCATAGATGGCAGGGCAGCACTAGAAAATGAACATTTTACGAAAACTCGGTAGTATTATGACAGATGATGGACTAATTGTTATCGTTCTGATTAAGCTTGAAACTTTACGAATAGAATGCACACCAAAGATATAAACATCTACCTGACACTTGTGTGATGTGCTTATTTACATACCACTTGTATTTGTACCATTTATCGAACTATTACTTCATGCCAGTAACTATTTGCAACAAGTTGCAACGTATCATGTAATGAGCacaattttgaagaaagtaGCTTTGAACTGAAACAACCAATGCAATTTTCGGCCTTTGAGATTCTTAATTACTTTCTTTATTACATAATGAAACCTAATTCGTTTCGAGTTAGGTGGGTCTTTTCTTTCCTAaagcaaaacgaaatttgtacttgtataagtatttttcaaatgaatataATACAGATGGCGTATATACAActacatatttttcaaacactGCCTATATTCAATTTCACATAGAAACAAGACATAGGGCTTGTGACACTGAATTCCTCACCACCTCCCCCCCCCGGAGTGAAAGCTTGCTTTATAACAATTCGAAACCCAATACTCTTGAACCTCTTccatcaaaacgaacaaaaatgtgCTAATAATAAAAGCAAACTTTATGAACAagttttactaacaaaaatatttctacgACCCTGCGAAAAAATCTGCAACAATCGTTGATTAGCCTCTTCTTCATGAAgaaatttagaaggaaaaaaatGCCACTGTATTTTGAGCTTGAGTAACTTCAAAGTACGAAAACGAACTTTCTTCAGTGAAAAAAATACTTGGCAAcaacactttttatttttgtattagctttcaagtcttaattttgtttcaaacatTCCATCATATCTTCCCAATAACCcaatttgggatattttttcattataaaccCAAGGTCAAGTTAAATAGTCTCAATATTAATAATCACAGATATAGCTGTGACTTGAATTGcataaaaagacaatttctcttatttttttttcttggtttaacTTTTAATACACTAAATTATACTTAGAGAATGttagtattttttctattataaaatatcaaaatttaatagtaaatttttctttgggtTTCGAAGATTTTGCCAAGTGAATTCCAAAGTTCGGTAAATACTCTTTTTGTCAAAAAGAATTCAGGTTAAACATGTTCTGCCTTTcccatgaaaaagaaaagttgatcTATCTTTTGATTGAAGAACAGTACAAGTTTTCATAATAGATTATGCAATTAATATACAATTAGACATAAATTTAACAAAGGAGCTTACCATAGCGAAGTTCGCAGATTtgattgtctttctttttcagtttttcacaAATCTTCTCAGTTGGCAATGACCAAGAAAGTGGTTTGGACAATTCACCAAGGATACTTGTGGCTGACTCCTCTAGACCACCAAGAAAATAACACTAAAATGGAAATGAAATCACATAGGAATAATTGATTAGAAACAATtcataaaatgttttaaacaaTAGGCTTACCTATacatctttttaataaataagcTATATTTTAACAGCCGTCTTCCTTCGATGCTGTCAACTCGGCAGCTTTCGCACATTACGTTTATATTCCAGAAAACATCAACTAATTTAATGTCAAAATGTCAACGTCTAAAATGTCAACGTTTATCCATCACTGTTCCAGAAAATGTCAACTAATTTGGACAAATCCAAACTTCACTCCGTTTTGCAGAAAACTTTCAACGTTTCCCCTATCAACTTGTAATTCTTAGCTTATGAGAAAGTATACAATTGTTGATATATAACTTCATCAATCATGAGATTCATCAACGGATTTAGCGTATTTATTTCGCGGAGTTTGTTTCGTCAAAGTACAACCACATTATGACACCCTTGTTCTcatattttgacaaaacttcGTAGATTTAGCCCTCTCATGGACCTTATCAACAATACAGATATGTGTACAAATAAGCAAATCTTCAACTACATTTCAAGTGGTTCATCTAGTGTTATTTtacatagtattattttctatattatatctgtattatttatatctatctatattataTCTAGTATCACTCATATATATCTAGTAAaatctaatattattattagtactattatttagtattattttatatcgagtatcatttatatatatatattatctagtATCTaacattattttatatattattttacagTTGTATATTTCAAGTGGTTTATCTCCATAACACTATCCTGAGGCATAAAAATCCTTTTCACAACTTACTTCTCCTTCTACAGCAAAGCTCCAAATTTTGATGCATACAGCTTTGtggaaatttccatgaaaaaactaaagttaatatataatttcttagaccacactgcgtttccatttacaaaattttagaaAGAGTAAAAtggttataattatttttattgactaATTATAACATATAATTATGTTATTGACTTATTTATACTAGTGAAAAGGCGTTTTATGTTAAGAAGGGGGAAACAACCTGGAACGGGAAGAACATTAGTTTTTGTGGTTGCTTTAATGGTAGTGTGCCTTCCTATCTACACATACACTGtctaatatatattaaacacaATTAATCGCTATACtacttttcaaagttttaaagaaatatattgGTAATGATAGGAGAAACATGAAGATGTTTCTTCATGTTCATGTTCAATAATTCAtgctctgaattatttgtctatattattttttctattgtttggtaaatgacgacttatacttattgacgacatgactgcctgtccatggattattctttattgttgattgtgtgtggctatgctatttgacctatgtgattgtatggatgagtagggttaaggcctcattcaagttctggtctatattaatcactaatttaggaaaacagtcttccttttctccttctgtctctcttttttttgtgtgtttgtgctgttgcattggtgatttctcttttcatgatattattccaggttggatccagtgctggtggagaaaaaatttttttagttttctccccgacagacctttaccctggtccaggttttcaacctgatattgttaattattggtgagatggcacttatgcaaattcatgttctttcatctttttgtttatgtatttattgacctattgaccttggcatgttttttggacttcgattgttggattttgatttggatgttggtttgttttggatttattttcaataactttttatgcaacaaaacacaaatattagcctcggaactcggaacgattttttgaaagttagtaagtgtaaaagtcgttgttttctttgccaagatcattttgtcccacggacttctgttaaaagtacattgtataattaaaattttgcatgcaagttacgtggtaatgttaattgtagaacaaccaatgtaatttacctattagaatgtaataaatgctgcctacaatatgtgggggaaacaactaataatatatataaaagattttctggacataagacaacagttaataatgaaaaaactaataactatctagttcaacattgtaataatggtaaatgttccatatcagatataactgtcacaattttagaaaatttagaattagaaaatttaaataaagaagagaagaataatagactgcgtaaacaggaggatttctggatccatactcttggtacagcttatccttttgggctaaatgatcgtgtagcaaaatatggtgacatgtctcatgttgttgttaaatgtattgatggttttatggaccatccttcttttacttgtcctactaaacgtaaaaaacgatcgagaggacataggaaaaataatagaaaaaatgaattagatgtacatatgctttctatagatctatgcaaggataacagattatatttacctattaattttacttgtaagcagattgaagatattaatttaccagaaattttaaatcagcggcatgtgaaacaggcccttcctagaaatttgaattataatgatagtccagttttaacttataaattttcaaaaactattgggcaaattatttttaattataatttaatactaaaaaaactagatagtgatataaattggaaaccggtttgtaattgtaagtaacttggcccatttgtaaatcctacttacaaacatgttataacaggggacttgtcaataataaagcaagatgatcttcaaattataacgaataaaggggctaatttccgtctttctcatcatctgaaaccatcgagtgttcttgatggcttggaaaatgattttgatttatttattgataagtggtgtaagaaagagaataaaaataaagcgagttttcaaagttggaagaatttaattattagtagaataagaaataaaatatattccaacttaaaaaatagtaacactaaatcattattttataatgcgaagattaaacaagcaattgctaatctaaagaatgaatttgtaattgtgcgagtggataaagctaataataatttcgccataatttgtcagaagctgtattgtgatatcttaaaaagggagttatgcacaactaatgtttacgaaaaggtaaatatagaggatgagaatttaattgaaaagactgaagaaacattttttaaaaattttaatattaaaataaatgacaatgataaaaagttccctttcctatattggactgtaaaatttcataagaatccccttaaaccacggtttattgctggagcagctaaatgtccaacccgcattgctgctactgacctctctttaattttaaaggaaattgtaaataaacttataacctattgttctggtattaaaaaattttcgaattttaatccatattggagtgttaataattcactgcaggtgatagattctttaacaatggtttcagctaaaagaattgagtctttcgattttgcgacaatgtatactaatttatcacttaatgtagtgtttgataatttaaaaactgttatcaagaaatctttcctcttatctagtaaaaggttcttaaaaatagacatttataataaagaagctatatggacaaactgctttaatactacagttaacttgagatgttacagcttggatatgatttttgagttatttgaatttgttttatacaatacttatataagatttgggggtgatttatacaagcaaattatgggaattcccatgggggggaatgccagcccatttatagctgacttgtttttaagtcaactagaatataaatatatgatggataagaataatccaattaatttaaaacatgctttgtcaaataataaaagatatttagatgatattttgctCTTAAATTGTAatgatttcattgatatttctaaaaatatatatccttATAAAATCTtgagccaaaaattgatatcaagaggtttttctgcaaataaattaacttggcaatttaaaaaatttagttttcattataacgaacttttaaataaatatcagaagaattatctagaaatacttaaagaaattttcgactaatttcggaggttcgagaaatgttgtcacagcgccatttattttgaattgtgtttctaatttagcggattttcttaaaaattagccacatggtaaagatgaattctataattgtttagttcattcaggttttttgcaatgtgttaatatttgtgatttggtaaaatttataatatttagtttacctattgttgctaaagggagggatatattaacaggataagcttgttttggttttacttggttgttttacatttgctgttttttttttcatagacatgtattttgggggtgatacctgacgcggggatgccatggatattctgtggtagccacaacactgtgctgggtagagaatttagagtggcgaaaccctatataggccagtgtattctcctgatgagcccttatgttgggtgttgcctctgaattatttgtctatattattttttctattgtttggtaaatgacgacttatacttattgacgacatgactgcctgtccatggattattctttattgttgattgtgtgtggctatgctgtttgacctatgtgattgtatggatgagtagggttaaggcctcattcaagtgctggtctatattaatcactaatttaggaaaacagtcttccttttctccttctgtctctcttttttttttgtgtgtttgtgctgttgcattggtgatttctcttttcatgatactaaatttatatgaaaatatttacGTCACGTAGTGGAAAAGTCAGAGTAACACATTATGGCTATCAGTATGTGATAAATATGAAGTAAAATGAATGAGCATGAAATGAAAAAGATATTACGTGAGAAACGTATTTGTGcaatcaataaaacttaaaagctGTTTGAAAAACTACTATCCGTAAATCAGCACAATCTTTCTGACCCCCATAGAGTATCTAGACAGataattttcatatattaaccaaaaaaaaaattggccaaATTAGTCAGTAAATAAAGATGATGTGAATTATGTTTCGAAGAGACAGAGCTTTAGTATTTGTCTTACATGATGCAAAAAGATTCAACTTATTACTTTTTCAtatggttttgtattaaatcaggtgtTAAGCAGGTTTGTGTTCTATCTCCCTTTAtctggatcattttgatggactttgtcttaaggagcacaggaaaggtaatgggagaccacagaatcaaatggggaggaaaaactctcctggacttagattatgctgattatttaaccatattagatgaaagtgtgagcaaaattattgaacttttggaggttttgcgagttcagggtgctagaataagtttgaaaattaatgttaagaagattaagtgactaaggctaggaataaatgaagacaAAAAGGTAACGTTaagtaacgaaaagattgatcaggtgggtagctttacttaccttggtagtattattagtgaagacggtgggagcagtgaagatgttaaaagtagaatagcaaggctcagggtgttttctcacaattaaaattttttggaagaataggaagatatgtctgcaaacaaagattagaatattggaagccacactgatgacagtggtcaaatatggctctgaagcatgggtgctccgaaaagtgaatgaaaatctaataaatattttcGAGCAAAATTGCCGATAGATCGTTCTGGGTaaccggctgactgaccgtatttcaaacagtaggttgtatgaaaaatatggttcaatcccgctttctagagctacagtgaaagaaaggttgagatggctatgtcacgttctgcagatgaaggatgacagattgccgaagattgtccttttttggccaaccatctagggctaaacggaaaagaggtcgtcctcgtctggggtgggaggatgtcataaataaagatttaaagaaaatgggaacttcctgagagggcgtaaagagggaggctttgaatagattgggttggaggaggagcgtgcgtagatGTGTTGGCCCCAGGCGGCTTagtgctgtggtg contains these protein-coding regions:
- the LOC136033090 gene encoding mesencephalic astrocyte-derived neurotrophic factor homolog, producing MKVYFLLSFLAAVSALKKEDCEVCFNVLDTFRATLTEDQLKTPAKIEDAFRKYCKGTKGKDNRFCYFLGGLEESATSILGELSKPLSWSLPTEKICEKLKKKDNQICELRYEKSIDLKSVNLKKLKVRDLKKILSDWDEECEDCLEKGDFIRKIEDLKPKYLKSEL